The region CTTATCAAGGAGCATACATCACAGCATACGAGACATAGCATTAAGTCTATTGCACTCTGTACCTTATATTAAGGTGAACCGAATCTAAGTAgacaaaaataccttttttacATCTTCTTAGTATCTTTTAGGCCATACATGCAATTCATCCACTTTAACACACAAAGCACAGCACGAAGAATCCCATAATATACAGTAAAATTACTATGTTGTTAGCCTGTTATGTTCTGCAAGTAAAGTATTATTTGTCTAAAACCcgactttttttccccattaccATAAGATACTCCATCCTCCGTTTCTAAAGACTGCATTCATTGAAGCATTTCAGACCGTAAAATCCTCAGTGCAACAAGGTTCACTCTTCATTTGTGCATTAAACACCGTGTCTGCCTAGTAAGAGCCTTGCCGCTGCTCCCCGGTACCCAAGCCCCTCTTCAGGCCGGGAATAAACTTCAACGCTCAACGCAAGCTTGGGACGCTTTCCCCCCTCAGCCGAGACCCGCGCCTGTCGATGAGGTGAAGGAAGAGGCAGTCAGCGCCCGCGAAACAGCAAGCGCGCAGGTAACGCACGGCGACCaccgggaggggaggggaggggggcgcaCGAGCAGCCCGCAGCCACGACGGGCCGCCGCGGACAAACGCCGCTCCTGCGGCGCTCCCGAGCccccgccgggctgccccgcgcccgccgccgcccgggagCGGCTCCCCGACGCCCAccgccccgggcggccccggccgccgcctccccgccccggcacccggccgcgctcggcgggcggcgccgggcccgagggcggcggggccgggctgcccgCTCGGGGCCCCTCCGCCCCGCGGAGCCTGCCGGCGAGGCCGCCTCCGccccgggagcggggcccgggccgcggcggcagcggcagcgcacctccggggcggccccgccggcacCTCCGCCGCTTGTTTGCGCTCCCCGGCCCAGGCTCCCGCGCGCATgcgcggctcccggccccgtCCCGCCCAGCCCGCTGGGGCGGCAGCCacagccccggcgccgcgccgcgccgcgcccccggcgccgcccctGCGCAGGCGCActccgccgcggcgggagggccCTGCCGGGCCGCAGCCGCTGGGCATGCGCGGTAGCGCCGTCCCGGGCGGGAGCCCCGAGGAATCCGCGGGCGCGACGGCGTCGTGACGAGGCTGTGGGGCAGCTTgggttttaacttttttttttaaaaaaaaaaaaaaaaaaaaacttaacgATTTTTAAACTTAatcatcttttccttcataGCCATTAAATGGATAGgcttgtgtgggttttttttttttttttttttttaagtatcacCAAGAAATTGAAGATTTGAGATTTAGGATATGACAATCCTATATATTAGAAATCCATCATTCAATTAGCTCAAGTTATGTATGTTTTAATAGCCCATATTACTGCCCCTGCCTGCACAGAATTGTACGTCAGGAAGGTGTAGGAACACAAAAAAGTTACTATAATTTGAGCTAATAATGTTTTCGCTGTTCTCTGCCCGTTCCACTCAGATCAAAATTAATGCCACTCTCTCTCCCTTCAGTGCAACTGcacttaaaataagaaaaaatatgttttgatgTGAACATCAGCTTTACAGCAACTgtatcttctgaaaaagaaaatgggtaTGCAACAACCCTGTCTACTCCTCCCACCTCTTTACTGCGGTATAGAGTgatgagaaaacagagaataGTTCAAGGCCTCAAGATGATGTATGTTCAGAATAAAATCCAGAGATGAACCTTCTGTGTACGTTTCAACCCCCATTTCAATCACACTGAATGTGAACTTTCTTTGAAAGGCTCGCATACATTTTGTCAATAAATTGACTGAAAACAAATCGAAATATGAAGAACTCCCTGTACTCTGGTTTTGTGCACAGACAACTTGGCCCATGTGGATCTTAATCATGAACTGGGAAATGTGTCctgttgtatttgaaaataaaaacaagaccATCTTTTCAGATATAAGCATAAACCAACATAATTTTGTATCTGTAGCCAACCTGTAACCAACACTATCACCTGCTGCACACACAAGGGAGGCAGTAAGGAGACCAGAGCTCGGATCAATCACAGTGTCGGAGACCTATTTCCGGATAGCGAATGAAGGGCAAGAGAGTTTTTATCATTCAAGGCCCTGTAGAGCTGTGGTATCATCATTCACTAATGCTATGCGTTTTAGGGAAGACTGGAGAACATACTCCTTAAATAATTACTAAGGGATAGTTTTATAAGTCTGATGGAATCTAAGTGTAAGACATAATAAAATGGAATACATTATGACCTGGTTTTCAGAGCAAAACgcattttcctttgaaatcaaGAGTATCATCTTTGCAAATGAGGCCAATACAATACAGACTGTTTCACTCACTCATGGATGTAGTTTCTCTTGCAGCTCGTAAGGGCATCGAGATGAATCAGCATGAGTCTGGGCAGGTATCCTAAGCTCTTCCCTTCAGCTCTGGCAGGGCATCTTAATGTCCATCCGCACCAGTGAGACTGAACGCCAAGATGAATTCAAGCTctactttttgttctgttagAGAGGCAGAACTAAATGGGTGAACATACCTAAACCTTACAAAGACTAGATTATTCCCCAAGGATCAAGTGACGTGTTGAGCTTTAATTTGGTCAGCTTTTTAGATAGACAATTCTACCAACTATTCTACAAAGAAATTAGGAGCcatctactgaaaaaaaatttggacTTCATGTAAGATCTTCACACTAGATCTTAAACAGGAATTATTAATTATTCTAGATAGTCTTACCTATTAAAAGagctaaaaatctttttaccAGATTCATGTTTTTTACAAGCATCCTTGAGCACCCAAAATAGATCAGAGTAAAGATGGTCAAGTACTCATCAGTGAAAACATAACTAGCTTGGGAACAACTCTTGTTTTTCCAGCTTCTCCACTGATTAATGAATGAATAACTTCTCACCAATTAGTGTATGAGTGATTTCATGAGTAGCTGCAAGTCACATTTTTCTGGTATTCAACAAGTTCTCTCTTGAAGTAGAATACATCGTATTACAACCAAAAGCCTGAAATTAAGCAAAAACATTCTAACCTTCAAATAACATCATCCGATTAACAGTAAAGCAattgagggatttttttttgagcaagacaaaacaagctgaagataaaaatgaagTCTCATTCTAGATTGCCTTCAGAATTGTATGCAAAAAAACTTACCctaaggaaagatttttctttaatgactCTGTAAATAATCAAAAGGtatatgaaaaattatattAGACAGTCTTTGAAATCACAATCAAATTCAGTCTATTGCAGTCTACAAGTTGCAGTCTACTACTTGCTACATACACAGTCTTTTGAAATGTGTCCAGTGTTGGTGTCATTTTAGAGAACTACAAAATCAACATAATACAGTACTTTCCATACTTTATATATACCTTCTTTTCAGAATACcctaaagatggaaaaaaaatacaggtaaCTTTTAAACTTCTCAGTGAACTTTATTTTGGGTATCAGTTgtatgaggaaaaagaaagcaaaagaataacCTTTCcttatagcaaaaaaaatcactaaccTACATTGTCATTTTCCTAATTCTGACAAAAATTTCTTGTTATGACTGTCCACAGCAGAAGGCACTcagggcaagaaaaaaaatcaaaacagaaaaggcttTACAATTTGAGAATTGTTTTTAGCATCAGTGTTGAAATATCTCCAAAAGAAACACTgataaaatagattttcctgtttttttcttagtagATGCTAATCAAAATTAGGTGCTGATTAGCATTTAATTCCAAGTTTTATAAAAAGAGAGCTCAATTTCTGCAGGCTTCTTTGTTTTTagacatttccaaataatctttttttttaaaaaaaaaaaatttatccCAGCTGATGTCTATATTGAGATCACAACagtttcatctgtttttccatGTGAATCATTTTCTTCGTAGTGCTTAGTCTCTGATGGCCAAGAATGTGATTTTGTAAGCATTTTTACTGAATTGTCAAATGTTTCTGTATGGGAAATAGGACAAATATTGTTTTGAGAACCAAGGTTTTGGCGGCATGTGTATACAAGATCAGTTGACCCTTGAGACTGCAGGGCTTTATATTGACGATTCCTCAGAGTGGTGTTCtctgtattttgttctgaagcatCCTCTTTCATCTCCATTGCACGAGCTAGCATGTAACTAACCTTTCTCTGATGAGCCAAAGCCTCTTCTTTGTCATttagctgtatttattttaaaaataaaagaaaaaaaatgacactagTTTATAAGCTAAGAACAAAGCATTCTGTGTAGATCAGttatatttcttctcttaagAACTCATgtttaacagttaaaaaaaaatactaaccaAATCAATTAACATCTTAAGGATTTCGTGAGTATTGTCTAGCTCTTCAACTTTCCTGCAGTCCACTCCTGAAGACAGCAGGCCTGATAATTTTTGTCCCAaacttttcttgtttccttgCAACTTGACACATCCTAAGAAAAAGGGTTATTTTTTGTCTGAATCACAAATGACATGAACTCTGTATTATGTAAGAACACAATTACCTTGggataaaataaacacaaataaaataggATTCTGATCTACCTCCTCTAAAAGCACGATGCAAGTCATAGCTTCTTCTAGTGTACCTAACATCATTATTTGCACACAGCACCACCCTTACCATAACTTCCTGACTATATAGTCTTTTTCACAAATATGGGCTAATCGAAAGTTCTTTTTGctatataaaaaatacactttggCTCTAGTGAAGCAATAATTCTttgtaatctgtttttaaacacttgatagactgagaaaaaaattgataCAAGTTTTTAAGAAGTTTCTAAGATTTCTAAAAAGATTAATACATTCAATTTATGAAATATATGTACTGGAATATAAAACCTGGAAACAATGACACCAGTATAAGGGAAAACAGATATGTATTCTGTTTTAGTATTATCTCCCGAGGGCACTCTACAGAACCCAGAACACCAGACTCCTAAGCCTACCACCTACAGGCCAATGGCTAACTCCAATGTATATGGAGGTGGGTTCCATTTCTAATTCTGCTATGGTTTTGACTGTGACATAAACACTGAAGTACTTCTCTTAATGTTTCTcttaagaaaggaaaggataatTACAACTCTTACTCTTTTACAGAGTGCTCTGTAACTCACAAATGACCATGTTaagtataattttaataaatatatactatatgtagatatatatatatatataaaatcaaaacCTAAAAATGTTcgcaaaaacagaaaattttgcatGCAGCATTTCAGTGAAAGCTTAGTATAGATTTCTTCACATTTATACTCCTTCCATAAATCTTATATTGAactaatttttatataaaaatatttaaactgttcACAGCATCTTAAGATGACCAAGTTAAACATGCCAGACAAtatcttttgttgttttcataATAATCATCTTAAATATCCAGGATGGTATTATCATTCTagataaatcattttaaaatagataagGTGTAACTCAGATAATATAGTTCAAGCATGTGTAATAAAAAAAGGCTACATTAAAAGCCTAGCCTGATAACTCCAGTGTCATACATCAGTATTTACATAATGAATACTGTAACATTCCACTTATACATGGATATCCTGTATCACATATGTAAAGCTTCTGGCAGAACTCCATAGTATGCTACTTAATGTATTTTGGGTTTTGACATAATGTTGTTCCCCTCTTCTTGACTCTTCAGAAGCCCCAGCAATTAAGCCACAGCCATAAGTTTGATGCAGCAAGCAAGTTAGCCAGCTAACTTCTCTATTCAACTGTAACAGTTACACAGCATGCCCAGTTACCATCCTCCTTCAGATGTCTCCAGCTTataaattttgtttcctttttaattttattcatttccgCAAGCCTCAGGGCCTGGTCCTTCCTCTGCATTAGCTGCTGCTCAAATGCAATTCTGAAGGCATCTGCCATCATAAAAGCTTCATCTTTACTCTTCTTGAGAAGTTCCATCTGGTtataattcagagaaaaattgaAGCACATTAAGCAATTTGAAAGCAACAgcagatttaaaaatgtatattaagAGACAGGCTGAAGCCACTAACACAAGTCAAAACTTTCATGTTATCAGATCACCACAGTGAGGCTGACGGCAGGCCTGTGCAGTTAAAGGGGACTGAAGAGAAGTCAGACAAATCTTAAATATATATCATCAGAGAAGTGGTGGAAACCAAACTAAATGTTTTCTTGCTACATtaagaaacacattttgaaatggaaattgaAGTCCTTAcccttccctttctttgcaTGGACAAAACACCCATCTACAGACTGCAATAAATGGCTGCAAGTAGCACTATTTATCTCCCCCTGTGCAGTAAAGCTTGAAGAGAGCTGGAATATCCCATACCAACTGACCCTATGCAcaggagcaaaagaaagagataataACCTTGGTACAACAGGGACATAACAGTAGTTTCAAAATTAGCGTTTCAAGTGGAACTTCCATGTTAGGACCATGAGCAAGGAAATTCGTAATATCTAAAACTGTAAGTTTAACTAAATTCAAAAATTTAAGtgcttaaaaatcattttattgaCCTGAAGGTGATATAAATAGTTTTTAACAAGACCAGCTCCATGATctagctggcagcacagccttgtAAATGCTGATGCCAGCACAAGGGAAGACATGGAATGCACTGCGAAGAAAGAAGGGAAGCCATCCCTTTCAGCGGTAGCCCACATTCAGAttgcaaaattgtattttttgaGTGCATCTATTTcttatagttaaaaaaaatataggcagaaggaaatagaaagagactacaaaagaaaaatgagaaaaaactttttataaGTAGAACTGATTTATACTACAGTTCCACATCAGCAAAAGTTAGGGTACTACAAAGATTacatatttctgaaaagcagtcttgttttaaaatacatcaattCACCTAAGTTGCAGGTAGGGCGTTTTTGCCTTTATTTGATTTTGAGCACACACAATCTTCTGCTTGTTCACATTTAAGTCAGGCAGCTTTACCTCTTGCTTGAGCTGAAGAAGTTGTTTTCGAGTTACAGCTGACATTTTAGCACAGGAACAAGGTTGCCCTCCAGAAGCACTGCAGGTGCAGGCTCCAAGAACTGCCAGCTTTAAATCCAAAAACAAATCACCAATTAAGTAACTAtctgcacacacaaaacaaCCCAAGAGATGCCAGAAAGCTACCAACAAAACATCCTGAAACCACAAaccataaaacaaacaaacaaacaaaaaaacatgatttcttttgATTCAAAATGACAAGcatgaaatgtaatttttagcACTAATCTCACATTTATCCTAAATGTAGTACTTTTGGGGAATTATGCATATTATCTGTTCAAATCTAAACTCACTGTCATTAAAGGCTGCAAAGGAGATGGgcttaaaaaaatccagttccTTTTCATGTGGGTAATTTGCATTACCCACATGGCAATGCTCAAGAAAATTGAGATGAAATAAGCAGTGtgctaacacacacacacacacaaagccaTGACTACATTCCAGTGAATCTGCACGTAAATATATCCCTGTAAATACTGATCCCCACCAGCTATCACTTTGAAGTGGATagcaaaaaataaggaaagtcTTACAGCATGATCTTGCCAGCTTGAACATGTCCAGAAACATTAATAAATGTTTCATATTATACAGTCTACTTTTTAATCTtataagcaaagaaaatttggaATACAGACTTCCAAAGTGCAGTCTGGGACATGAGACTTTGCAATGTATAAGATGGAATCTTGGTCATCCCCTTATGTTCTTAGACAGGTCAGTGAGGTTACTAGGGCATTTTCCACTGATCAGAAACTTGCCAAAATAGAGTACTTCCAGTTTACTGGAAAAGATGACCTAAAGGCAAAAATTGTCAGCCTGTTTATGCTGCTCCCTGCAGATCTCattagtatatatttttttccactcattAAAGAAACACAGTAAACAGGGAACTGGGAATTAAAAGATTAGGAAGACATAAATATGCAGGCTGGCCTGTGAAAGATAGCCTGATGCTTCTTCTGTCTactctttctttgcaaaatagaAGTCACAGAGCACCAAAAACTAGAAAACTGATTCACAGGCATCCAAAGGCATGTTTTCATTTGCAAGAATCAAGTCCAAAGAAACAGTTAAATAATCAGTAAGCAAAATTTAGCAACagatattttgaatataaacaTATCTTTGAGCCAGTTGTCATGAAAAACAGACTCCATACTTACTTCAAGACCTGTAACATCTGTAAGGTCACTTTTATTCCAGGACATATTTTCCTGAATCATCTTCTGTTGTTTCACATCAAGCATTGCAAGAAACTCCAAGCACTGCTGATTCAAaactatgaaataaaacagtgaaaataattaaaagtttgCCATTCTGATTTCTTAATAACTGAGTTTAACTACATCCAAATGAAGCAATTTCATGGCTTAAGCGTCAGTTTGGGAATATGATGAGATGACATAGATCTAGAAACTCAAATCCCaaccacctttccttctgtgttttcttagAGGAGATGACCCATTCACAGAGACAGTACCTCATATATTACTTTTCCTCGGtattccttctctcctttttttaaaaaagcttacaATTAAGTCACTTGCtcttttcttagaaaaacacaattattaggaaaataattatgtatttcagcttttctttttaaaaaaaaacaaacaaacaaacaaaacaaaaaaaaaaaaaaaaaaaaccacactatGTGGAACCTGAAAATAAGGGAAAGGAGCTTGAGCCATTTGACCCAACCAAATCTCTGCACCATCTGCACTTTGAAAATGCCACTTTAAAGCTGACAAGCTAAATATCTCAAAGTTTATGCTACTGGAATCTAAGTGGATATGTTAAAGCCACCTCATGGTAATTTTCATTGCAGCAGGAGCATTCTGTGGCTGTCCTGACCAAGAGTTCCCTCCTTCCAGAACATAAGGAACACAGAAGAGTTGTTTCCCTTCACACCCAGTGTGTCACCAACCCAGTGAGATAAGATATATGTATTTCCTTCAGATTTGATCTATTTTTTAAGCTATGAATACACAACTTCTGCTATCGTTCTGTGAATTTTTTAGTTCAAGTGAACTAAATGTGACAAGAAAAACAGGCACTACCTGTCTATTTGAAGAGGATTCCTGTGTAGCCACTAATACCAGCTGCCATTATCCTGACAGAAAGCTGAGTCACAGTTAAGATCTCAATTATTCcagagaaacagtattttaagagGAACAGCTATTGGTGGCTTACTTGCATTTTCAGATTGAAGAGTTTTAACTTCTTCTGTTCTCAGTTTCAATGTTTCCCTAAGAGCTGCATTTTCACAATATAGCCTGCAGAAGTTAGAGAAAGGCTGCATCatctttaaaacaattattaaaaagaGCACTCAAATGAAAGAAGTCATTAGCGTGTTAAAATACTGCATCTAATGtttctgcaaattaaaattagGATTAAAATCaaggattaaagaaaaaaattgaaattgaaaaaataaagagggtTCATTTTCACATATATTTCCTCACTTACAGCATTGTTTATGTAAAAATTTATATAATGTTTCCATACCAGTACCAATGCTAACTATGTATAGATATTGTTATACATAGACCTGCCAGTCAGGGGTCACTAAACAACCTGAAACTGCTCCTAACTAgcttcctggggaaaaaaaaaaaaaaaaaaaaaaaaaaaaaagataagaatgaacttctctgcaaacagcattttttgaTGGGAGATTATGGtaatagtatttaaaatataatcaatTTGCCATCAGCAAGACAAACAGCTGGAAACaatgaaatattctgaataatgaaaaatacagatcatGCAGGAACTGAGGacctgcaggagcagctctgcataGGCCTGGTCTGGCTGGCACTGAGCCAAGGCTAATGAACAAGGCTAGACCATCTGCAGAGTCACTCCTAAATTATCCACTCTGCACATGGCTCCGCGGGAAGAAAATCTGAGAATCGCTGCATTCATATTGTGGTTTCTCTGCAATTGAGATAACACGTGTTGTTCAGATCGGCTgaccattttaattaaaacacacTCTTGCACAAACAGTTTAATTGTGTCAAAGTATGTTCAAAGGTTTTGCAAGAGAAcgttaaaaaaaccccactcatATGTAAAAATAACACATGCCAAAAGCTTCAGAGCTTAACTAAGAGATGAGGTTAAGTATCACACTGCCATTAGAAACTGTTGATAAAATCTGTAATTGTGAACTCCTGAAACACTTGCTAGCAATTTTTTACTTCCTTCAAAATATTAGATTGTTATTGAACATATGACAATATGGCTCTggtcttaattttaaaaagtaaatttccTGTATCTTTAAGTACCATTCTAGAGAACAGCTACACTTTTAAGCTTTACAACATGAGAACATACAATATACATTTACAATACATTCTTTCTTGGCACTTTGCCACTTTTCTATTCAAGAAGGAAACATCAATCTGAAGTCCTCAATCTTGAAGcaattaaattttttatttgtacatCTCTTCAGCTGTCAGTAAATATAGCAAACTGTAACTTCAGGGTTTTGTTTAACTATTAacctgaaacattttcatttaaacaaataaaggaaaatacacattCTGCCTCATCTTGTTGTCTTGGACatcaaaaagcaaagctgccTAAGCTCATAACTTACTGCTGCTTACAGTTTTCTAAAGCCACGTTTCAATCTCTAGTTTTCAACTATTAATACTAGTTTTCTTACTCCAAATAAACTGGCAACACTTGCTACTTTTGT is a window of Rhea pennata isolate bPtePen1 chromosome Z, bPtePen1.pri, whole genome shotgun sequence DNA encoding:
- the CCDC125 gene encoding coiled-coil domain-containing protein 125, whose amino-acid sequence is MQDAEEDDMACGDLGNGLGRRPGGVYEVEDLQNSYPFRPRKGSAKVCSSPLSTKRGEENDTAVSPGSKQNGSYDGLSKKLGVVLASSSQQNSCVSDSEVSNEELQQQLQEALEEVEILKVELEASQRQLEGKDEALRILQNMAVFNKATSHTKAMLQKTEEEKRALEKEINTLQWEIEFDQDRFKNIEETWREKYDRLYCENAALRETLKLRTEEVKTLQSENAILNQQCLEFLAMLDVKQQKMIQENMSWNKSDLTDVTGLELAVLGACTCSASGGQPCSCAKMSAVTRKQLLQLKQEMELLKKSKDEAFMMADAFRIAFEQQLMQRKDQALRLAEMNKIKKETKFISWRHLKEDGCVKLQGNKKSLGQKLSGLLSSGVDCRKVEELDNTHEILKMLIDLLNDKEEALAHQRKVSYMLARAMEMKEDASEQNTENTTLRNRQYKALQSQGSTDLVYTCRQNLGSQNNICPISHTETFDNSVKMLTKSHSWPSETKHYEENDSHGKTDETVVISI